In a single window of the Pyrococcus sp. NA2 genome:
- a CDS encoding alkaline-shock protein, with amino-acid sequence MKSPEILKEVSENLKRASEKLGRVKVLENKKKEKAMKLLNEASENFLRLSSEVEVDNVEMAEFLRKRSVEIKNNSTDRAIERIGEKEYMKSVEKMNLYSKTAFYDFKRSMLMELKKFYRAFIFGMALYFVLSGLSTRPEFAMTALILAIPSILAMLSLQRRGYTGLMLAYAVSPIPIIQSAILIRMFHAVVTNPEAIRKAAEALGKSEEFIVLYSYAVIILSFLDFALLSYGLYGLSKHRYAFL; translated from the coding sequence GTGAAGAGTCCAGAGATTTTGAAGGAGGTCTCTGAGAACCTAAAGAGAGCATCAGAAAAGCTTGGAAGGGTAAAAGTTTTGGAGAACAAGAAAAAGGAAAAAGCGATGAAATTGCTGAATGAAGCTTCAGAGAACTTTTTGAGGCTAAGTTCTGAAGTCGAAGTTGACAACGTGGAGATGGCAGAGTTTTTGAGAAAGAGATCGGTAGAGATAAAGAACAACTCAACTGATAGGGCAATAGAAAGAATTGGAGAGAAAGAGTACATGAAAAGTGTCGAAAAGATGAACCTGTACTCAAAAACGGCATTCTATGATTTCAAGAGAAGCATGCTCATGGAACTTAAAAAATTCTATAGGGCATTCATCTTTGGAATGGCCTTATACTTTGTCCTCTCAGGACTTTCAACGAGACCCGAATTTGCCATGACAGCCTTAATTCTCGCAATACCTTCAATACTAGCAATGTTAAGCCTGCAGAGGAGGGGTTACACTGGCCTAATGCTTGCATATGCGGTCTCCCCCATACCAATAATCCAGAGTGCGATCTTGATTAGAATGTTTCATGCTGTAGTTACAAACCCAGAGGCAATAAGGAAAGCTGCCGAAGCCCTTGGAAAAAGTGAGGAGTTCATAGTATTGTATTCCTATGCCGTCATAATCCTCTCATTCCTGGACTTTGCACTCCTAAGTTATGGATTGTATGGACTTTCAAAGCACAGATATGCCTTCCTTTAA
- the rpiA gene encoding ribose-5-phosphate isomerase RpiA gives MEIEEMKRIAAKEALKFVEDDMVIGLGTGSTTAYFIKFLGDMVKRGEITDIIGVPTSYQAKLLAIEHGIPIASLDQVDAIDVAIDGADEVDPQLNLIKGRGAALTMEKIIEYRAGMFIVLVDERKLVDYLCQKMPVPIEVIPQAWKAVAEELAIFNAKAELRMGVNKDGPVVTENGNFIIDAKFPRIDDPLDMEIELNTIPGVVENGIFADIADMVIVGTREGVKKLER, from the coding sequence ATGGAAATCGAGGAGATGAAGAGAATTGCCGCTAAGGAAGCATTGAAGTTTGTTGAAGATGACATGGTCATAGGACTTGGGACGGGATCTACAACTGCTTACTTCATAAAATTTCTCGGTGACATGGTTAAGAGAGGAGAGATAACCGATATAATTGGAGTTCCAACGTCCTATCAGGCGAAACTTTTGGCCATTGAGCATGGAATTCCCATAGCATCCCTTGATCAAGTTGATGCTATAGATGTTGCCATTGATGGGGCTGATGAAGTTGACCCTCAGCTAAACCTGATAAAGGGAAGGGGGGCAGCTCTAACAATGGAAAAGATAATCGAGTACAGAGCTGGAATGTTCATCGTTTTAGTGGATGAAAGGAAGCTCGTCGATTATCTATGCCAGAAGATGCCCGTTCCCATAGAAGTCATACCTCAAGCTTGGAAGGCCGTTGCGGAAGAGCTGGCTATATTCAATGCAAAGGCCGAACTAAGAATGGGAGTCAACAAGGATGGTCCCGTTGTTACGGAGAACGGGAACTTCATAATAGATGCCAAGTTCCCAAGGATAGATGACCCCTTGGACATGGAGATTGAGCTGAACACCATACCAGGAGTCGTTGAGAACGGAATATTTGCTGATATTGCGGATATGGTGATAGTTGGAACAAGAGAAGGTGTTAAGAAACTTGAAAGGTAA
- a CDS encoding sodium-dependent transporter, giving the protein MEQRERWATKIGLILAMAGNAIGLGNFVRFPTQVAGNGGGAFMVPYFLALFLLGIPVMWVEWVQGRYGGKYGHGTLGPTFYLMARESLKPRWALIFGLIGGALAFATTTLLNSYYLHLIGWSAAYSWFSITGAYFGKNTAQFFSQYLSNHGLVFLFWGITVVLLGIAVGQGVSKGIERWVKVMMPLLYVFAIILVIYVFALGSPLGQPQWSTIKGFEFIWSPNWTYLKQNLWKVMLAASGQIFFTLSLGMSIIQNYASYLGPKDDVALSGLATVSLNEFAEVVLGGSIAVPLAVAYAPKIVPPEILAKGSDAALNWISEEFGLGFSYTSLPNIFVQMGSAGRFFGALWFLLLWFAGFTSAIAMYNYLTALLEEDLGIKRSTGTWIVFIIYFLLGIPVVYISGYLDQVDAWISFQLALLALFDIIVAVWLFKPSNFWRELHEGALINVPKIYKWITVIIAPIFIALPLFGTFKDLVSKTLGLPAKIAIISMLIIGAIEAYYSIKKKYGEELKKNEVIIKL; this is encoded by the coding sequence ATGGAGCAAAGGGAAAGATGGGCGACAAAGATAGGTTTGATTTTAGCGATGGCCGGTAATGCCATCGGTCTAGGAAACTTCGTCAGATTTCCAACGCAGGTCGCTGGCAACGGTGGAGGAGCATTCATGGTTCCCTACTTCCTAGCGTTGTTCCTTCTTGGAATTCCAGTGATGTGGGTAGAGTGGGTTCAAGGTAGATACGGTGGAAAGTACGGCCACGGTACGCTCGGACCAACGTTCTACTTAATGGCTAGGGAAAGCTTAAAGCCAAGATGGGCACTAATCTTCGGTCTAATTGGAGGAGCGCTAGCATTCGCAACGACAACCTTGCTCAACAGCTACTACCTCCACCTAATTGGATGGTCCGCAGCTTATTCATGGTTCAGCATAACTGGAGCTTATTTCGGAAAGAATACAGCCCAGTTCTTCAGCCAATACTTAAGCAACCACGGATTGGTGTTCCTGTTCTGGGGCATAACGGTAGTCCTACTTGGAATAGCCGTTGGACAGGGTGTAAGCAAGGGAATTGAAAGATGGGTTAAAGTGATGATGCCTTTGCTATACGTGTTCGCAATAATCCTCGTCATCTATGTCTTCGCCCTTGGTTCACCTCTTGGTCAACCACAGTGGTCAACTATAAAGGGATTTGAATTCATATGGTCACCTAACTGGACCTATTTAAAGCAGAACCTCTGGAAGGTCATGCTTGCGGCAAGTGGACAGATATTCTTCACGCTTTCCCTGGGTATGAGTATCATCCAGAACTACGCCTCATATCTGGGTCCAAAGGACGATGTGGCTTTGTCAGGACTAGCTACGGTATCTCTTAATGAGTTCGCTGAGGTGGTTCTCGGTGGATCAATTGCGGTTCCTTTAGCCGTAGCCTATGCACCAAAGATAGTTCCACCAGAAATCCTAGCTAAGGGAAGCGATGCAGCACTCAATTGGATTTCAGAAGAATTCGGTCTTGGATTCTCATACACAAGCTTGCCAAACATATTCGTCCAGATGGGCTCAGCGGGTAGGTTCTTCGGTGCATTGTGGTTCCTACTACTCTGGTTCGCTGGATTTACATCAGCAATTGCAATGTACAACTACCTGACGGCCCTACTTGAGGAAGATCTAGGAATAAAGAGGAGCACTGGAACTTGGATAGTCTTCATAATCTACTTCCTACTAGGAATACCAGTCGTGTACATAAGCGGATACCTTGATCAGGTCGACGCCTGGATAAGCTTCCAGTTAGCACTACTAGCACTCTTCGACATAATAGTTGCAGTCTGGCTCTTCAAGCCCAGTAACTTCTGGAGGGAGCTACACGAGGGGGCTCTCATAAACGTTCCTAAGATCTACAAGTGGATAACCGTGATAATAGCCCCAATATTCATAGCACTTCCATTGTTCGGAACGTTTAAAGACTTGGTTAGTAAGACTCTTGGATTGCCAGCAAAGATAGCCATAATCTCGATGCTGATCATTGGAGCAATAGAGGCATACTATTCAATAAAGAAGAAGTATGGAGAGGAACTTAAGAAGAACGAGGTCATAATAAAGCTGTGA
- a CDS encoding RsmB/NOP family class I SAM-dependent RNA methyltransferase — MLERLLKLGYSKLFADRYYQLWGERALRIAEAMEKPLPRCFRVNTLKISIQELTKRLNKKGFQFKRVPWAREGFCLTREPFSITSTPEFLTGLIYIQEASSMYPPVALDPKPNEIVADMAAAPGGKTSYLAQLMENKGIIYAFDVDEDRLRETRLNLSRLGVLNVVLFHSSSLHIDELGVEFDKILLDAPCTGSGTIHKNPERKWNRTIEDIKFCQGLQMKMIEKALEVLKPGGILVYSTCSLEPEENEFVIQWVLDNFDVELLPLKYGEPALTNPFGVELSEEIRNARRLYPDTHRTSGFFIAKIRKL, encoded by the coding sequence ATGCTTGAGAGGCTTTTAAAACTTGGCTACTCAAAGCTTTTCGCTGACAGGTATTACCAACTTTGGGGTGAGAGGGCCTTAAGGATAGCCGAGGCAATGGAGAAACCTTTGCCAAGATGCTTCAGGGTAAATACCTTGAAAATTTCAATCCAAGAGTTAACGAAGAGGTTGAATAAAAAGGGGTTCCAATTTAAAAGGGTTCCCTGGGCTAGAGAAGGCTTCTGTCTAACTAGAGAGCCTTTCTCAATAACTTCAACCCCAGAATTTCTAACCGGACTGATATACATCCAAGAGGCAAGTTCAATGTATCCTCCTGTGGCCTTAGATCCAAAACCCAACGAGATCGTTGCCGACATGGCAGCTGCTCCTGGTGGAAAAACAAGTTATCTAGCTCAACTTATGGAAAACAAGGGGATAATATATGCTTTCGATGTTGATGAGGATAGACTCAGAGAGACGAGACTTAACCTTTCAAGGTTAGGTGTTCTAAATGTAGTTCTATTCCACTCATCATCCCTTCATATAGATGAACTTGGAGTTGAATTTGATAAGATACTTCTTGATGCTCCCTGCACGGGATCTGGAACCATACACAAGAATCCAGAAAGGAAGTGGAATAGGACTATTGAGGATATAAAGTTCTGCCAAGGGTTGCAGATGAAGATGATCGAAAAGGCCTTAGAAGTTCTAAAGCCGGGAGGTATTCTAGTTTATTCAACATGTTCACTTGAACCAGAAGAAAACGAATTCGTTATCCAATGGGTTCTTGATAACTTTGATGTTGAGCTACTTCCCCTAAAGTATGGTGAACCTGCCTTGACGAATCCCTTCGGAGTTGAGCTAAGTGAAGAGATAAGGAATGCTAGAAGGCTCTATCCAGACACCCATAGAACGAGTGGCTTCTTCATTGCAAAAATTAGGAAACTTTAA
- a CDS encoding 16S rRNA methyltransferase: MEEKKRLHLIIADSELETVPSEILDHPAIINYAKRRKKKPEKIILDSTYHHAALRKLEDGERRGRPDIVHICLLNALDSILNKEDRLRVYVHTRNDYVIYIKPETRLPRNYNRFIGLMESLFEKGAVPEDLELLKLEKKTLKELIEEINPDAVFIMHEDGELMIPKNFGKLLDKFKKPVVIVGGFPHGDFRSKIDGIKISLYKEPLMAWTVVNEVIVSYEWEVIKKFKK; the protein is encoded by the coding sequence ATGGAAGAAAAGAAAAGACTTCACCTAATTATTGCCGATTCAGAGCTAGAGACGGTCCCATCAGAGATACTTGATCATCCAGCAATAATTAATTATGCTAAAAGGAGGAAAAAGAAACCCGAAAAGATAATTTTAGACTCAACTTACCACCATGCAGCACTAAGAAAACTTGAAGATGGGGAGAGAAGAGGAAGGCCTGACATAGTTCACATTTGCCTTCTAAATGCCCTGGACAGTATACTTAACAAAGAAGATCGGTTAAGGGTCTACGTCCACACCAGAAATGACTACGTGATCTACATTAAACCAGAGACCAGATTACCCAGAAACTACAACAGGTTTATAGGACTAATGGAGAGTTTATTTGAGAAAGGTGCTGTTCCAGAGGATCTTGAATTGCTTAAACTCGAGAAAAAGACGTTGAAAGAACTAATTGAAGAAATAAACCCAGACGCTGTATTCATAATGCACGAAGATGGAGAATTGATGATACCAAAGAACTTTGGAAAGTTACTGGACAAGTTCAAGAAACCCGTTGTTATTGTTGGAGGATTTCCTCATGGTGATTTTAGGAGCAAAATCGATGGAATCAAAATTAGCCTATACAAAGAACCCTTAATGGCCTGGACTGTGGTTAATGAGGTCATAGTCTCGTACGAATGGGAAGTAATTAAAAAGTTTAAGAAATAA
- a CDS encoding metallophosphoesterase, with the protein MLFRKGLKIPKEVFDAPEKILHVSDTPTTFYPLLQDILDKIKPDVLIHTGDLADDIKLERRPWMRHEYEKALMRLREIITKFTVYIVPGNEDDPGIISSIFKNEIILIKPGFIVEIHGKKFALGHRPEDVKDKDADFKLYGHDPKSFFGLNGIHSINVIIYPGWNIVRIKYPDWVNYDRGYRILRGL; encoded by the coding sequence ATGTTATTCAGAAAAGGCTTAAAAATTCCCAAGGAGGTTTTCGATGCACCTGAAAAGATACTCCATGTGAGCGATACTCCGACTACCTTCTATCCACTCCTCCAGGATATACTGGATAAGATTAAGCCTGATGTTTTGATCCACACTGGTGATTTAGCTGATGATATAAAGCTCGAAAGGAGACCTTGGATGAGGCATGAATACGAAAAAGCATTAATGAGGTTAAGGGAGATAATAACTAAATTTACCGTCTACATCGTTCCAGGGAACGAAGATGATCCCGGCATAATAAGTTCAATATTCAAGAATGAGATAATACTAATCAAACCTGGTTTCATCGTTGAGATACATGGAAAGAAATTTGCACTGGGCCATAGACCTGAGGATGTGAAAGATAAGGATGCAGACTTCAAATTATATGGGCATGATCCGAAATCCTTTTTTGGATTAAATGGTATTCATTCAATTAATGTGATCATCTACCCAGGATGGAACATTGTTAGGATAAAGTATCCTGATTGGGTAAACTATGACAGAGGGTATAGAATTTTGAGGGGGCTTTGA
- a CDS encoding pyridoxal phosphate-dependent aminotransferase, with protein MAISDKLDLISVSEIRRLFDIAAGMKDVISLGIGEPDFDTPEHIKEYAKEALDKGLTHYGPNIGLPELREAIAEKLKKQNGIEADPKTEIMVLVGANQAFLMGLSAFLKEGEEVLIPTPAFVSYAPAVILAGGKPVEVPTYEEDEFRLNVDELKKYVTEKTRALIINSPCNPTGAVLTKKDLEEIADFAVEHDLIIISDEVYEHFIYDDAKHYSIASLDGMFERTITVNGFSKTFAMTGWRLGFVAAPSWIIEKMVKFQMYNATCPVTFIQYAAAKALRDERSWKAVEEMRKEYDRRRKLVWKRLNEMGLPTVKPKGAFYIFPRIKDTGLSSKEFSELMLMEAKVAVVPGSAFGKAGEGYVRISYATAYEKLEEAMDRMEKVLKEKKLT; from the coding sequence ATGGCGATAAGCGATAAGCTAGACTTGATTAGCGTTTCTGAAATTAGAAGGCTCTTCGACATAGCTGCCGGAATGAAAGACGTGATATCCCTGGGAATAGGAGAACCAGACTTCGATACCCCGGAACATATCAAAGAGTATGCTAAGGAGGCCCTTGACAAGGGATTAACTCATTATGGGCCCAACATAGGGCTGCCCGAGTTAAGGGAGGCAATAGCAGAAAAGTTAAAAAAGCAGAATGGAATAGAGGCTGATCCAAAGACTGAGATAATGGTTTTAGTTGGGGCAAATCAGGCATTTTTAATGGGTCTTTCGGCGTTTCTCAAGGAGGGAGAGGAAGTTCTAATTCCAACACCAGCTTTCGTGAGCTACGCTCCTGCAGTAATATTGGCTGGAGGTAAACCTGTTGAGGTTCCAACTTACGAGGAGGACGAGTTCAGGTTAAACGTTGATGAGCTTAAAAAGTATGTTACAGAAAAAACGAGAGCTTTAATCATAAACTCTCCATGTAATCCAACTGGTGCTGTCCTCACTAAGAAGGATCTTGAGGAGATAGCCGATTTTGCGGTGGAACATGATTTGATCATCATAAGCGATGAAGTTTACGAGCATTTCATATACGATGATGCAAAGCATTACAGCATAGCCTCCCTTGATGGAATGTTCGAGAGAACGATAACAGTTAATGGCTTCTCAAAGACATTTGCAATGACTGGCTGGAGGCTCGGCTTTGTTGCGGCTCCTTCCTGGATAATAGAGAAGATGGTTAAGTTCCAGATGTATAACGCAACATGTCCAGTAACATTCATTCAATACGCGGCAGCTAAGGCTTTAAGAGATGAGAGGAGCTGGAAGGCTGTTGAAGAGATGAGGAAAGAGTACGACAGAAGGAGAAAACTAGTATGGAAGAGACTCAATGAGATGGGGCTTCCTACAGTTAAGCCAAAGGGAGCATTTTACATCTTCCCGAGGATAAAGGACACAGGACTAAGTAGCAAGGAGTTCAGCGAGCTCATGCTCATGGAAGCTAAGGTTGCCGTAGTTCCAGGGAGCGCGTTTGGAAAGGCTGGAGAGGGATACGTAAGGATAAGCTACGCAACTGCCTACGAAAAGCTTGAGGAGGCAATGGACAGGATGGAGAAGGTTTTAAAGGAGAAAAAGCTAACGTAA